ctccgagcagaatcgatattataacgtttctgttcttgcgttcctcattaaacaatacgttccgagaacggttttctagaaaaaataccggttaataacgttattttattacacggcgcgatagatagatagatagatagatagatagatagatagatagatagatagatagatagatagatagtgtgtgccttttaataacatgtttggcattatgtttacaaatgattcaaccaaattccgtgttcgtgtcatctgaacttcttgtctttaaaaccgaaagtaaacgagttcacctgaaggccgtaactagggtttgaaaattgaggtccgaagtaaggttgagaaacaccgctttaattaatgtttttttgatgacttaacgttgactaaagagcatgagacgtcttcctgctggccagtaacggtaacgttatttgtcatagtagcctatttcattctgtaacaaacagatttgtattatgctattgtttttgatagtgttatacatttctttcagatattaacgatgatcgctgcgtttgtcttaccgattgtgttatcttcctgtcagcaattaaattacagattgtctaaaagattttttttatgaatgtacaatgttgccggatattgctacgaaaaacaagcaattacaaaaataaagaaaaagatatccgaaataagttcaaatcttgtgttttgtaaataagattaatatatcagtaacactaacgttcaactttccactttataaacgtcccaaagtgtcacaataaattggaaaaatgagtcaaaatacacgtataataggtggatctggcaacaaacggaggctacacacgcgctctcactcaacgcgctctcaagccccgttcactgcgctaccttctcgcatcaacatgaattgcaaacactcatgtgatatgaggtggtttaaacggctaaataatcattcagagagcttggcattttatttttgaatatacaaaaatgaccgaggtccagacctcggtgacctcatagctggctacggcatattccttacctaatatagccaattataggctattttcactcaaacaaaactcaaactccagatagttatgcttttacatttaatgcataaaagcaaaagaaaacgtaatgcataattttaactacaagttttaattaggctacaataacttaaacctaaacatacctttgcacatgaaacagccaggtgcttggtaaccttaagctcgtcgcatcagaaagggctctgcttatgtctgcttcgcgggcattttacggtgtatgcgtcaccgtcgcatttgcgcacacaatttgaattcatgtttttggtctgccaaattgatataataaagagaacgataaaaataccgttattaaccggttaatttggaatttctgtttccgtttctgttcagaacgattaaaattgattttgttttcgtttttgtttttgttcctgttcaatgtcaATTGTTTTcggttttcgttttcgttccttgaaccggttcagagccctgctcAGAGTATTCCATTtgttacagtggtggccaaaacttattagaacactagtattttcaccagctaaaaaatttggtttaaatcagttatttctgTCTTTGCTGTATGtgtgagacagactaaatctagAAGAAATGTGGAAACGACCTACAAGTACCTGctaagctacctgaaaaactatgcgcaagtgcacctacgacaaaagctgctttaaacgcaaagaaTGGTCACatcaaatgttttttaatttaatttagttaatagaagttaattgataaagaaaatctatttatgacattatttttgaccacatccttttttacagaatttttacacaagtgcttaaaacttttaacagtattgaagctttgcaggtaggtttcttgaagcatcttggagacgttgccacggttcttctggatttagtttgtctcagtttgttctatttcttcatttcattccagacagactggatgatgatgagatcagatctctgtgtggagcactggctgttgtcagactccttgtgcaaacaaacatctcactggattattacaattaatggcaaaatgaatgttcgaaaatgtaaactgatatttcctactgacacactacagcaaaagatagaaataactgacttaaaaccattttatcTAGTGAATTTTGGCCATCACTGTATGCAATTAAAAGCATACTGCTAAATACAGCATTAAAAATCTCAAAGTATTCCAAAATGTTAGGGGAAATTTGCACAGACTATTTCAAGTTTCTAAGGGTGcattcacacttgtagttcggcaTTTTTGATggcaaacctaaagataccaaactTAAAGGCGTAGTGAtgcgttcacaacctgattggtcaggttgaatgacgtatattttgtgacagaACTTACCGAACGCCCCAAACTAAAGGGGTATTCAACTTTAAAGCTAATTAAAAACTAATCAAAGTACTCATTCATGGATCGGTCTGCTCAGCGCGGCTCtaagtcgaatacacctaatgTCGTCTGCTGGACTAAGAGCTCAGAAAAGGCACTTTACGTCTTCCTTTCTCCACTTTTGCCCTCTGCTTATTTTGTTTTGCATACACGTCAATCCGTGTTGTCAAATCATGACGCATCGCATCTTATCATTACATCCTGTATTTGGTCTGTATTGCGTTCATATTTAATTTGAACCACACCAGAATTAGTTTAGAAGCTTACTGAGTCCACTAAAAAAGATGGGTCTTGTCCGCTTCTAAACAAATTCTGGGGCGGTTCAAATGAAACATGAATGCAgcacagaccaaatacttctaaacgagctgaacaaatacttctaaacaaaactaaactgtgcgtaccagggttcggatggcagtgttcacacttactcaaatgaaccgctctaacagagcaatcacaccagagttaAGCTTTTTATGACTTTACATCCAAAAAGGCATTGTTTGgcctattaaaaataataatctgtGCATGTAAATGCTCCCAATGATCCAACAATTCAATACAAAATCAAATCCTGCTATACATTACTTCGATAGAGTGCAGTTATAACTTGAAATGAGATATTTAGCTTAGCTGGTTGGTAGAATAAAGATAAAGCAGCTCAGTTATTCAGTAACAATAGTGTATTGTTTTAAAACAGCTGTTATAACCTCATTTGTAATAAGAGCATATCAGGGCATTTCAACTTTCTTATCCTCTGGCTGTGAGAAAACAGTGTCTTAAGCACATATGAGAAGGGGAAAAGTAAAAGTGACCTACAAATGAAAACGGCGTCTCTTGTGCGCTGTTTTTTCCTGTTTTCAAAGTAGTACCAGCATATACTTTTTATCTGTTAGTTACGTGCCAGTTTAGATTGCTTAGATTCTTGAGAAACATTTTCACAGCAGTTATTGGTAAACAAGTAGTATATTACTGTTCTAATTGCAGTTCTCACGATTTTTACTATACTCTTAATGAAGTCACTGTTTATTAGTGATTTTAGGTTCATTCAATTGTTTTTTATCATTATATCTTGATTAGGTTTCGCTGGAATGGGTAATCTTCTAAAAGTCCTTACAAGGGAAATAGAGAACTATCCACATTTTTTCCTGGACTTTGAAAGTAAGTTTTGAGAAGAGGTGGAGTCTAGGGTTGGCGAGACTCTGTAACCAGCTGTTTTTTCCCCAGCAGTGGCAGGAGGAGCTGGACTGACAGTCTCAAAGCTCTTGTAAGACAGCTTTCCCTCTTTGCTTTCTTGTGGTGAAAGTTTGTTTGCTGCTGTCCAAAGCTGACGCTTCGTCTAAAGCGTATCCTGCGAATTAATTAGAAAAAAAGTGCTGATTTCTTACAGTAAAAGGaaataaaaacaattcagattCAATTTTAAATGATTTCCATTTTCACCATAAGAAGTTGAGGGAATTCTGTGTGTAGGAGCATGAGACTGCAGAATCACCTGCATCCTGTGATTTTTATTGTCTTTTGATGTTCAACACCTTTCTCTTTTCTCTGTCTTTCTGCCTTTTTTATTCTCTCTCTCTTGTTTCAGAAACCAAATGGGGAATCTGTTAAAAGTGCTCACTTGCACAGAGCTTGATCAGGGGCCAAACTTTTTCCTTGACTTTGAAAGTGAGCAGAGCTTTTGCCTGGCCTGGTGTCTGTCACTTTTTCCAGCTACTAACATTTTGCAAGTACCATTGTCAGAATTGTCCTTGCAAATGTACTCATCACAACGCCACAGCAAAACAGAGCTTCACAATGCTTTTGCATGTGCAAATGCTTTGTGCAAATGAGTTTGATCGGGCAAGTTTGATCTATTTTACATGTAATCTTTAATTCTAAGAACTTGAATTGCAAATAcaaagatatttaaatattttcttgaGAAAAAAGACTGAAAATCTGATTTGTTGTTGGCAAATGTGCATGACTTACCATTCAGTATTTGTTACTAACCACATATCTAATATGGCTATGTATGTCTATGTAGCATGATGCTTTCTCTGGAAATTATCTGCTTACTCTTTGCAGCTTCTGCTTGTTCTGATATCTTTCTAACCTCTGTTTGTCTCATTCTGAAATCTCAGCTCTTTCAGTCCTTTACCTCTATATACTTATCTAGTAAACTGTGAAATCCTGTGTGACCTTATACTCAAAACCAGTTATATTACACTAAACATTGGATTTTGTTTTTCTGTCTAAAACTTTAAAGAGAGCTTTACCCAAAATGTTCAACATTTCCATTTTGCATTTCAGCCATAACTCACAACCAATTAACCTTTTCTTTTGAAATGAGCGTCTCTATGAAATGTTGAAATATTGGGGAACCTCTGGTGTAAAGAAGTAAATGAGTTTTTCATATCAAAATATCaccttatttgtttgtttgttggttgTGATTATACATTGCTCTTAAAAATATTTGGGCGCTTAAGCttcaatttaatgtttgaatgtCAGTATGTTACATTAGATAACAAAATATCAAATCAAgtggcatttatttgaaagaaaagtAACATTAACAGACTTTTGAAGCAAAACATTTGACCAGAAGTTCATGTGGTTTTAAACTTGAAAACAATTTCTGGTTGTCAGTTTTTTTGGTGGTTGGGCGGTAAACTGGAGAATAACCAAATAAAATGACTTCACACTTGCATTTTACGTCACTactaaaaatgtgaccctggaccacaaaaccagtcttaagctgGATGGTTATATTTGTAAAAAacagcaaaagccaaaaatacattacatgggtcaaaactattgatttttttttttatgtcaacaatcattaggatattaagtatagatcatgttccattaagatattttgtaaatttctaccataaataaatcaaaacctaatttttgattagtaatatgcatttctaagaacttcatttggacaactttaaaggcgatttttctcaatattttctatttttatttttatttttttgcaccctcaaatttttaattagttgtatcttggccaaatgtcctaacaaaccatacatcaatggaaagcttatttattcagctttcagatgatgtataaatctcaatttcaaaaaatttacccttgactggttttgtggtccagggttacaaattaGATGGAATTTAGATCTGAGCTCTACAGCTCAGTTTTTCTTGGTTTGCAGATGACACTTGGTTTGATATTGTATCTAATGCTGTGAAATGCATTGCATGTAATTAGTGCTTGGCAGTGCGTAATAATGGTTTATTTGTGTCAGACGCACAGCCAACAGACTGTGAGAGAGAGGTGTGGAACCAGGTGAATGCTGTTCTCCAGGAGTCAGAGAGCATCCTGTCCGGCCTGCAAGCCTACAAAGGGGCGGGCCAGGAAATACGAGATGTACGTTTGATTAATAGTTCTGCTTTGGGTTTGTGTGTCAGTCAGTTGTTTTTAATGGTATTTTGTAGATTATATTATAAATCTATTATATAAATCATGTTACTTGTTTGTCATTTTAGGCAATACAGAATCCTAATGACATGCTCCTTCAGGAGAGGGCGTGGAACTCTGTGTGTCCCCTTGTCATCCGGCTAAAGAAGTTCTATGCTTTTTCATTGAAACTGGGTACACTATTCATATGTAATAATACTTATATCCACATCTTTCTCCTTGATCGGTAAAAACTTAATGATTAAATCTGTTTTTTCCCCTCTTCCATGTAGAGCAAGCACTGCAGAGCCTTTTGGAGTCTCTGACGTGTCCGCCGTTCACTCCCACTCAGCACCTGGAGAGGGAGCAGGCCCTTGCTAAACAGTTCGCTGAAATCTTGCATTTTACTCTCCGCTTTGATGAACTTAAGGTGCCAGCTGCTTCAACTGTTATGCAACAGTTTTCATATTAGgggcatttataaaataaaaggaaTTGCATTGATTGCCACTGTTCTGGTAAATTccttaagttatttatttatttattcagatgaggATTCCAGCTATCCAGAATGACTTCAGCTACTACAGAAGAACAATCAGTCGAAACAGATTAAACAACATGAATGTAAGCAGAAGACACAAGATAAACAAATATTGTACAACACTGCTGTGTTCGTTTTTATATtcatttgtgtatgtttttttcccTATATCAAGCTTGATATTGAAAATGAGGTCAATAATGAAATGGCAAATAGAATGTCTCTGTTCTATGCTGAAGCCACACCAATGCTGAAGACCCTGAGCACAGCAACGACAAGCTTTGTGACAGAGgtactgtttgttttgtttctacaGTCACAAATACTGTagaacactactgttcaaaagtttaattttgtaaaaaaaaaaatgtaatacttttattcagcacagATACAATAAATTGATTATCAAAAGACTAgaaattagaaaacagttatcttaaattatagtaatatttcacagtattactgttttactgtgttttagaacaaataaatgcagccttggtgagcataagagtcttctttccaaaacattaacaaaatcgtacctatcccaaacttttgaatgctagtgtaTAATACTCAATTTACTCTACATACATTGTATTATCggctgaattattcctttaattcTTTCTCCGTAGAATAAGACATTACCTCTTGAGAACACCACAGACTGCCTGAGCACTATGGCAAGTGTATGCAAGGTCATGCTGGAGACACCGTAAGTACTCAGTCTATTTCCTCATTgtttttttaaagggaaccccaggtattaagatctgtatggcttaatataatgttaaTGACCAATGACAGTGAAAAgatttgcgttttttttttttttttgtaatttatccacgttttatacatattttggactgttgGCTACACCATTATttttgatgtgaaatggttgcacttggtgagcttccggtgctacctgttgctatttgaacaacaacagaaactctgaaaaacagaaaatgctgaaatgaaacTTTTGGTTGTCATTtttagtcaaagggcaacaaaaGAAGCGacgtaagtcttcac
The window above is part of the Garra rufa chromosome 13, GarRuf1.0, whole genome shotgun sequence genome. Proteins encoded here:
- the fam49a gene encoding CYFIP-related Rac1 interactor A isoform X2, with translation MGNLLKVLTREIENYPHFFLDFENAQPTDCEREVWNQVNAVLQESESILSGLQAYKGAGQEIRDAIQNPNDMLLQERAWNSVCPLVIRLKKFYAFSLKLEQALQSLLESLTCPPFTPTQHLEREQALAKQFAEILHFTLRFDELKMRIPAIQNDFSYYRRTISRNRLNNMNLDIENEVNNEMANRMSLFYAEATPMLKTLSTATTSFVTENKTLPLENTTDCLSTMASVCKVMLETPEYTSRFNSEDTLLFCMRVMVGVIILYDHVHPNGAFNKSSKIDMKGCIKVLKDQPADNVEGLLNALKFTTKHLNDESTPKNIRTMLQ
- the fam49a gene encoding CYFIP-related Rac1 interactor A isoform X1, whose product is MGNLLKVLTCTELDQGPNFFLDFENAQPTDCEREVWNQVNAVLQESESILSGLQAYKGAGQEIRDAIQNPNDMLLQERAWNSVCPLVIRLKKFYAFSLKLEQALQSLLESLTCPPFTPTQHLEREQALAKQFAEILHFTLRFDELKMRIPAIQNDFSYYRRTISRNRLNNMNLDIENEVNNEMANRMSLFYAEATPMLKTLSTATTSFVTENKTLPLENTTDCLSTMASVCKVMLETPEYTSRFNSEDTLLFCMRVMVGVIILYDHVHPNGAFNKSSKIDMKGCIKVLKDQPADNVEGLLNALKFTTKHLNDESTPKNIRTMLQ